Proteins found in one Halobaculum sp. MBLA0147 genomic segment:
- a CDS encoding class I SAM-dependent methyltransferase translates to MSHSVGRHGPGDVRFFDRIAPLYDVAMPPVRPADLRAGFRLADRSIRRVLDAAGGTGRAARAVRVATDGTWADGHTRAGPSRTDAETDSGSSSGTADVTVLDVSAGMLGRAAADGLAAVRGDARRPPIRPGAVDAVVIADALHHVPDWPAALTALSETVAPGGVVVVREFDPTTLRGWALARLEHLAGMDSVFATPEDIREQLRAAGLRAYTLQPGFGYTVVGVVPRGRGDERHEPTHGGASTET, encoded by the coding sequence GTGAGTCACAGTGTCGGGCGCCACGGGCCGGGTGACGTGCGCTTCTTCGACCGGATCGCGCCGCTGTACGACGTGGCGATGCCGCCAGTCCGGCCCGCCGACCTCCGAGCCGGCTTCCGGCTGGCCGACCGCTCGATCAGGCGAGTCCTCGACGCCGCCGGCGGCACCGGCCGAGCGGCGCGGGCGGTCCGCGTCGCCACGGACGGGACGTGGGCGGACGGACACACGAGGGCGGGTCCCTCGCGGACGGATGCCGAGACAGACAGCGGCTCTTCGTCCGGCACTGCGGACGTGACGGTACTCGACGTCTCGGCGGGGATGCTCGGGCGTGCGGCGGCGGACGGACTCGCCGCGGTGCGCGGTGACGCCCGCCGGCCACCGATCCGACCCGGTGCTGTGGACGCCGTCGTAATCGCGGACGCGCTCCACCACGTCCCGGACTGGCCGGCGGCACTGACGGCACTGAGCGAGACCGTCGCCCCCGGCGGGGTGGTGGTGGTTCGGGAGTTCGACCCGACGACACTACGCGGGTGGGCGCTGGCCCGGCTGGAACACCTCGCGGGGATGGACTCCGTCTTCGCGACACCCGAGGACATCCGCGAGCAGCTCCGAGCGGCGGGGCTGCGAGCCTACACCCTCCAGCCGGGGTTCGGGTACACCGTCGTCGGGGTCGTTCCGCGTGGGCGGGGTGACGAACGGCACGAGCCGACCCACGGTGGCGCGTCCACAGAGACGTGA